The Lepisosteus oculatus isolate fLepOcu1 chromosome 4, fLepOcu1.hap2, whole genome shotgun sequence genome window below encodes:
- the LOC102688156 gene encoding zona pellucida sperm-binding protein 4-like yields the protein MGRRGGVVEAFLLPGLLGWLCVGVAQAQLDGGSEEQQQSHNRPLVYCHKSSMRLKFLERKYSQISLLEGRMVPLSVHSLPEHCGHKVWTARGWLVLEASYGGCYIQSLSKNGGQHYSLTVRYYDQEQGRWVTGTVSCFVALAPTPAAPGGLTISCGELCMTVTLPAGPLEEIKVQNNSGSLVSVLDTPSCGTSVTAGQHLNTLTILYTSCHVLLVDLEYTVKVVYIPNDGPRGEIVVSCPYRPYKPKKGCKLPRSYQVACGPERISPAHCLAKGCCVDPETSSCYYPLEECTADRHFVFAVRRAISIPPVDPATLVIAGNTSCTPVICTPDIAIFKFPVTGCGTHAFVVGETTIYLAEVESLARRNFQSYGVITRDSPLRLLVECRYAEGNLASSGYLVKISNPPSTVLSRGVFGVQLRIATDESYTRFYPQYHRPLRLLLGNPVYLEVRLLNAPDPNLVLLVHYCVAYPRSGQAVWVLLYDGCPNPLDYGHTSTLHIHSKLPLPKHHRRFHIQTFQFLDSTSYSYINEEIYFMCSTELCLPSERQCMEGCFDGRKIPMLENPDPDNHCVKMPCPAKDVSPRD from the exons ATGGGAAGGAGAGGGGGTGTGGTGGAGGCTTTCCTCTTGCCTGGGTTATTAGGATGGCTCTGTGTTGGAGTGGCGCAAGCTCAGCttgatg GAGGCTCTGAGGAGCAGCAGCAATCCCACAACAGGCCCCTGGTCTACTGCCACAAGAGCAGCATGAGGCTCAAGTTCTTAGAGAGGAAGTACAGCCAGATCTCCCTGCTGGAGG GCAGGATGGTGCCTCTCTCTGTCCACAGCCTCCCAGAACACTGTGGGCATAAGGTGTGGACGGCCAGGGGTTGGCTGGTTCTGGAGGCTTCCTATGGAGGGTGCTACATCCAGTCCTTG AGTAAGAATGGGGGGCAGCACTACTCCCTGACAGTGAGGTACTATGACCAAGAACAGGGGAGATGGGTGACTGGTACTGTGTCCTGCTTTGTGGCACTTGCTCCTACACCGGCAGCCCCCGGAGGCCTGACCATCTCCTGTGGTGAGCTGTGCATGACGGTGACCCTGCCTGCGGGCCCCCTGGAGGAGATCAAGGTTCAGA ATAACTCTGGCAGCCTGGTGTCTGTGCTGGACACTCCATCCTGTGGAACCTCTGTAACCGCAGGGCAGCACCTGAACACCCTGACCATCCTGTACACTAGCTGCCATGTCCTCCTTGTG GACCTGGAGTACACTGTGAAGGTGGTGTACATTCCTAATGATGGCCCAAGAGGGGAAATTGTGGTGTCCTGTCCTTATCGCCCCTACAAACCCAAGAAGG GCTGCAAGCTTCCCAGGAGCTATCAGGTGGCCTGTGGTCCAGAGAGAATTTCTCCAGCCCACTGCCTGGCCAAGGGATGCTGTGTGGACCCTGAAACATCCTCTTGCTACTATCCACTGGAGG AGTGCACTGCCGACAGGCACTTTGTCTTTGCTGTGCGTCGGGCCATCTCGATACCCCCTGTGGATCCTGCCACCCTGGTGATTGCTGGCAACACATCCTGCACCCCTGTCATCTGTACCCCAGATATTGCCATCTTCAAATTCCCTGTCACTGGCTGTGGGACCCATGCTTTT GTGGTGGGGGAGACTACCATCTACCTAGCTGAAGTGGAGTCCCTGGCTAGACGCAATTTCCAGAGCTATGGAGTAATTACTAGGGACAGCCCCTTAAG ACTGCTGGTGGAGTGTCGCTATGCTGAGGGAAACCTGGCCAGCTCGGGCTACCTGGTGAAGATTTCCAACCCGCCCTCTACTGTCCTGTCCCGGGGAGTATTTGGGGTGCAGCTCCGGATTGCAACAG ACGAGAGCTACACCAGGTTCTACCCTCAGTACCACCGGCCCCTCCGGCTCCTGCTGGGGAACCCGGTCTACCTGGAGGTGCGACTGCTGAACGCTCCAGACCCCAacctggtgctgctggtgcacTACTGCGTTGCCTACCCCCgctctggccaggctgtctgGGTGCTGCTCTATGATGG ctgccccaaCCCTCTGGACTACGGCCACACTTCCACCCTGCACATCCACTCCAAGCTGCCTCTGCCCAAGCACCACCGCCGCTTCCACATCCAGACCTTCCAGTTCCTGGACAGCACCTCCTACTCCTACATCAATGAGGAG ATCTACTTCATGTGCTCCACAGAGCTGTGCCTACCCTCTGAGCGGCAGTGTATGGAGGGCTGCTTTGATGGCCGCA AGATCCCAATGCTGGAGAACCCAGATCCTGACAACCACTGTGTCAAGATGCCCTGTCCAGCAAAAGATGTGAGCCCTAGAGACTGA
- the LOC102687953 gene encoding zona pellucida sperm-binding protein 4-like, with protein MVRGVSVVGLFLPGLLGWLCSGVTEAQLNDEDAVGDEGFQSGFGGPLFWETPGDGYDSYFTEGGTAAEVKGVSGGSVAQNQQGLMAVDSDAEEDEMDDDSNTDLQRDMTTGPFRVEDRSSGVEFQGDPEQQQSHSRPLLSCGKSSMMLKFSVRRFSRVYLLKDKMAPLSVHSLPKRCGHKVWSTRSWLVLVVSYKGCYIRTWRKKQRQHYSMTVRYYDKERKRWVIGTVSCHVPVAPPPPPPRGLTISCSEVCMTVTLPAGPLEEIKVEGALGSLVSVLEATSCGYSVVEGQHLNTLTISNSACHVRLLDQHYTVKVVYVPFHGLRGEIVVSCPYRPYRPKEGCKIPRSQHVSCGPERIYPSQCLAKGCCVDPETSSCYYPLEECTADGHFVFAVPRTISVPPVDPASLVIAGNASCTPVICTPEFAIFKFPITGCRTHAFVVGETTIYLAEVESLARRSILSYGAVTRDSPFRLLVECRYAEGKLASSGYLVKSPYLPSAVLSQGVFGVQLRIATDESYSRFYPQYHRPLRLLLGNPVYLEVRLLNAPDPNLVLLVHYCVAYPRSGQAVWVLLYDGCPNPLDYGHRSTLHIHSKLPLPKHHRRFHIQTFQFLDSTSYSYINEERCVYHLSAVVWRAALMAAKSQCWRALMLTGAVSGLPAQERMRAPRTETGSTGMWQLCLKKGLFIKLNPNKDGVELDFVYW; from the exons ATGGTTAGAGGTGTGAGTGTAGTAGGGTTGTTCTTACCTGGTTTATTAGGATGGCTATGTAGTGGGGTGACTGAAGCCCAGCTCAATGATGAAGATGCTGTTGGGGATGAAGGTTTTCAGTCAGGTTTTGGTGGTCCTCTGTTCTGGGAGACCCCAGGAGATGGCTATGATAGTTATTTTACTGAAGGGGGTACTGCTGCAGAGGTCAAAGGTGTCAGTGGGGGTTCAGTGGCACAAAACCAGCAGGGATTGATGGCAGTAGATTCTGATGCTGAGGAAGATGAAATGGATGATGATTCCAACACTGATCTGCAGAGAGATATGACAACTGGCCCATTTAGAGTTGAGGACCGATCATCTGGAGTGG AGTTTCAGGGTGACCCAGAGCAGCAGCAATCCCACAGCCGCCCCCTGCTGTCCTGTGGCAAGAGCAGCATGATGCTCAAGTTCTCTGTGAGGAGGTTCAGCCGAGTCTACCTGCTGAAGG ACAAAATGGCTCCTCTCTCGGTCCACAGTCTCCCGAAGAGATGTGGCCACAAGGTGTGGTCCACCAGGAGCTGGCTGGTGCTGGTGGTTTCCTATAAAGGGTGTTACATCAGGACCTGG AGGAAGAAGCAGAGGCAACACTACTCCATGACAGTGAGATACTATGACAAGGAGCGGAAGAGATGGGTGATTGGCACTGTGTCCTGCCATGTTCCAGTtgcccctccacccccacctcccAGAGGCCTGACCATCTCCTGCAGTGAGGTGTGCATGACTGTGACCCTGCCTGCTGGCCCACTGGAGGAGATCAAGGTGGAGG GAGCCTTGGGCAGCCTGGTGTCTGTGCTGGAGGCTACATCTTGTGGATACTCTGTGGTTGAAGGGCAGCACCTGAACACCCTGACCATTTCCAACTCTGCCTGCCATGTCAGGCTTTTG GACCAGCACTACACCGTCAAGGTGGTGTATGTCCCCTTTCATGGCCTAAGAGGAGAGATAGTGGTGTCCTGTCCCTATCGCCCCTACAGACCAAAGGAGG GCTGCAAGATTCCCAGAAGTCAGCATGTCTCCTGTGGTCCAGAGAGGATCTACCCATCCCAGTGCCTAGCAAAGGGATGCTGTGTGGATCCTGAAACTTCTTCCTGCTACTATCCACTGGAGG AGTGTACTGCCGATGGGCACTTTGTCTTTGCTGTCCCTCGGACCATCTCTGTACCCCCTGTGGATCCTGCCAGCCTGGTGATTGCTGGCAATGCATCCTGCACCCCTGTCATTTGTACCCCAGAATTTGCCATCTTCAAATTCCCCATCACTGGCTGTAGGACCCATGCTTTT GTGGTAGGAGAGACCACCATTTACCTAGCAGAGGTGGAGAGTCTGGCCAGACGCAGCATACTGAGCTATGGGGCTGTTACCAGGGACAGCCCATTCAG ACTGCTGGTGGAGTGTCGCTATGCTGAGGGGAAACTAGCCAGCTCAGGCTACCTGGTAAAGAGCCCCTATCTACCCTCTGCTGTTCTGTCACAGGGAGTGTTTGGGGTGCAGCTCCGGATTGCTACAG ACGAGAGCTACTCCAGGTTCTACCCTCAGTACCACCGGCCTCTCCGGCTCCTGCTGGGGAACCCAGTCTACCTGGAGGTGCGACTGCTGAACGCTCCAGACCCCAacctggtgctgctggtgcacTACTGTGTTGCCTACCCCCgctctggccaggctgtctgGGTGCTGCTCTATGATGG ctgcCCCAACCCTCTGGACTACGGCcacaggtccaccctgcacatcCACTCCAAGCTGCCTCTGCCCAAGCACCACCGCCGCTTCCACATCCAGACCTTCCAGTTCCTGGACAGCACCTCCTACTCCTACATCAATGAGGAG AGGTGTGTCTACCATCTGAGCGCCGTTGTGTGGAGGGCTGCTTTGATGGCCGCA AAATCCCAGTGCTGGAGAGCCCTGATGCTGACAGGCGCTGTGTCAGGACTCCCTGCCCAGGAAAGGATGAGGGCCCCAAGGACTGAGACAG gttctaCTGGAATGTGGCAGCTATGCCTGAAGAAAGGGCTGTTCATTAAATTGAATCCTAATAAAGATGGTGTTGAACTTGACTTTGTGTACTGGTGA